One window of the Alphaproteobacteria bacterium genome contains the following:
- the sthA gene encoding Si-specific NAD(P)(+) transhydrogenase — protein MSGRDYDLIVIGSGPAGHRAAIQAAKIGKRTAIVEHKAVVGGTCINTGTIPSKTLREAVMHLSGYNQRGVYGQAYRVKQKISMDDLLHRTDHVIRNEVDVTQHQLMRNNVEVLLAAGSFVDPHTVRLKDVANGGHRDVTADKIVISVGTICTRDEHIPFDGERIFISDDLLSLKTLPKRLAVIGAGVIGCEYATIFAALGVRVTVIDKRKRLLDFLDWEVTDALAHHMRENRVTLRLGEEVAGVELYEDDQGEHVRIKLASGKQVVSEKALYAIGRTGATDALNLPAAGLDADERGRISVNADFQTAQPHIYAVGDVIGFPSLASTSMEQGRLASCHAFDVPAHSVPELFPFGIYTIPEISVVGKNEEQLTEEGVPYEVGKASYNEIARGQIIGDRTGLLKLIFHADTRKLLGVSIIGEGASELIHIGQAVISLGGDIDYFVDTVFNYPTLAECYKTAAFDGINRLS, from the coding sequence ATGTCCGGTCGTGACTACGATCTCATTGTAATTGGCTCAGGGCCCGCGGGGCACCGCGCAGCGATCCAAGCCGCCAAAATTGGCAAGCGAACCGCCATTGTCGAACACAAAGCCGTCGTCGGCGGGACCTGCATCAATACCGGCACGATCCCCTCGAAAACCCTGCGCGAAGCGGTCATGCACCTGTCGGGCTACAACCAGCGCGGGGTCTACGGACAGGCCTACCGGGTAAAACAAAAGATCTCGATGGACGATCTCCTCCATCGTACCGACCACGTCATTCGCAACGAGGTCGACGTCACGCAACACCAATTGATGCGCAACAACGTCGAAGTGCTTCTCGCCGCGGGTTCCTTCGTCGACCCCCATACCGTGCGCCTCAAGGATGTCGCGAACGGCGGCCACCGCGACGTTACGGCGGACAAGATCGTCATTTCGGTCGGCACCATCTGTACCCGCGACGAGCACATCCCCTTCGACGGCGAGCGCATCTTCATCAGCGACGACTTGCTCAGCTTGAAAACCCTGCCCAAGCGCCTCGCCGTGATCGGCGCTGGCGTGATCGGGTGCGAATACGCGACGATCTTCGCGGCCCTCGGCGTGCGGGTCACCGTGATCGACAAACGTAAACGTCTGCTCGACTTCCTCGACTGGGAGGTCACCGACGCACTGGCCCACCACATGCGCGAAAACCGCGTCACGCTGCGGCTCGGCGAAGAGGTCGCCGGGGTCGAGCTCTACGAAGACGACCAAGGCGAGCACGTCCGCATCAAACTGGCGAGCGGCAAACAAGTCGTGTCGGAAAAGGCGCTCTATGCGATCGGTCGCACCGGTGCGACCGATGCCCTGAACTTGCCCGCGGCAGGTCTCGATGCCGACGAGCGCGGCCGTATCTCGGTCAACGCCGACTTCCAAACCGCGCAGCCGCACATCTACGCGGTGGGCGACGTTATCGGCTTTCCCAGCTTGGCCTCGACCAGCATGGAACAAGGGCGCTTGGCGTCGTGCCATGCCTTCGACGTGCCGGCCCACAGCGTCCCCGAACTGTTCCCCTTCGGCATTTACACGATCCCCGAGATTTCGGTGGTCGGGAAGAACGAAGAACAGCTCACCGAGGAAGGCGTCCCCTACGAGGTCGGCAAAGCCTCGTATAATGAAATCGCCCGCGGCCAGATCATTGGCGACCGCACCGGGCTGCTCAAACTGATTTTCCATGCCGATACCCGCAAATTGCTCGGCGTCTCGATCATCGGCGAGGGTGCCAGCGAATTGATTCACATCGGCCAGGCGGTGATCTCGCTCGGCGGCGATATCGACTACTTCGTGGACACGGTGTTCAACTACCCAACGCTGGCGGAATGCTACAAAACCGCCGCGTTTGACGGCATCAACCGGCTCTCCTGA
- a CDS encoding pentapeptide repeat-containing protein, with the protein MAALPQQFDWKRQRILLLDQDDQFRFWARGVFNRLGTAEVISTASGFDALHALERTDATLGMVDLEFKGMTAAEFIRDVRAKRAQRLSALPIILMAKTQDKKSIYEASLQGIEGIIVKPIAEKAMLTRVVTTILKPERIVLNSGFAGPDRRELPRIEPEAPKLAPAPRARPEAKAAPRPAGKERRGPTGVVLKPQGKAAPAKAAAPKDEPIETRDPPAPVKKPAPAKLDDADIVAAKPKAEIRDFKDEVAVTPKKEVRDFAEEVVQAPPKKERPDWKAALTPKKKPKKKRDSAPSVDIVGILGAHQTWLDTNGQEGEKARFEGMDLSGADLAGANLANASMRGVNLSDSDCSGAQMMSAELRRANLSGARLAGADLSYAAMRHVDLSLADLSGAILVGADLAGARLAKTNVKQADLTRASLLGADLDNADLKEAGGLTQSQVGKAYGTKSTVLPPGLKAGSPEEWSENL; encoded by the coding sequence ATGGCTGCACTCCCGCAACAGTTCGATTGGAAACGGCAACGGATTCTTCTGCTCGACCAGGACGATCAATTCCGCTTCTGGGCGCGTGGGGTCTTCAATCGCCTCGGCACCGCCGAGGTGATCAGCACCGCGAGCGGCTTCGACGCGCTGCACGCGCTCGAGCGCACCGACGCGACGCTCGGCATGGTCGACCTCGAGTTCAAGGGAATGACCGCCGCTGAATTCATTCGCGACGTCCGGGCAAAACGCGCCCAGCGTCTGTCGGCCCTGCCGATCATTCTGATGGCGAAGACCCAGGACAAGAAATCGATCTATGAAGCGAGCTTACAGGGGATCGAAGGGATCATCGTCAAACCGATCGCCGAAAAGGCGATGCTGACGCGGGTCGTCACGACGATCCTGAAGCCCGAGCGAATCGTGCTCAACAGCGGCTTTGCCGGCCCCGACCGCCGCGAACTGCCCCGCATCGAACCCGAAGCGCCGAAACTTGCACCGGCCCCGCGGGCTAGGCCGGAGGCGAAAGCCGCGCCACGCCCCGCCGGGAAGGAACGGCGTGGGCCGACCGGCGTGGTCCTCAAGCCCCAGGGCAAAGCCGCCCCGGCCAAAGCGGCGGCCCCGAAGGATGAACCGATCGAGACCCGCGATCCGCCTGCCCCTGTAAAAAAGCCCGCACCGGCGAAGCTGGACGACGCCGATATCGTCGCGGCGAAACCGAAGGCCGAGATCCGCGATTTCAAAGATGAAGTCGCCGTGACGCCCAAGAAAGAAGTGCGCGATTTCGCCGAAGAGGTTGTCCAAGCCCCGCCCAAGAAGGAACGCCCCGACTGGAAGGCGGCGCTGACCCCAAAGAAAAAGCCCAAAAAGAAACGCGACAGCGCGCCCTCGGTCGATATCGTCGGCATCCTGGGCGCCCACCAAACTTGGCTCGACACTAACGGCCAAGAAGGTGAGAAGGCGCGTTTCGAGGGCATGGATCTGTCGGGCGCCGATCTGGCCGGTGCCAACTTGGCCAACGCCAGTATGCGCGGAGTCAATCTCTCGGACAGTGACTGCTCGGGCGCGCAAATGATGTCGGCCGAATTGCGCCGCGCCAACCTGTCGGGCGCGCGCCTTGCCGGAGCCGACCTCTCCTATGCAGCCATGCGGCATGTCGACCTGTCGTTGGCCGATCTCTCAGGCGCGATCCTGGTCGGCGCCGACCTCGCGGGCGCGCGGCTGGCCAAGACCAACGTCAAACAGGCCGACCTCACCCGCGCCAGCCTATTGGGTGCCGACCTCGACAATGCCGACCTCAAGGAAGCCGGCGGCCTGACCCAGTCGCAGGTCGGCAAGGCCTACGGCACGAAATCGACCGTTCTTCCGCCCGGCCTGAAGGCCGGATCGCCGGAAGAGTGGTCGGAAAACCTCTGA
- a CDS encoding multidrug effflux MFS transporter has protein sequence MTGASDDDGLPAGERPPIVLLMGFVLAGVLAINVYVPALPEIRQVLDASPTEIQLTLTVFLVAFGVAQLVLGPMSDRYGRRPVLLWGSALFVVANVVCALAVSIEALLVGRVLQAFGACAGSVVTRALVRDAWGRDRSASIMGLLTLSISLGAAMAPLIGGQLAAHFGWTAGFWLLAALGAIPVALGIFRLSETNRYVGRPMSVLRIAGDLRRLCAYPPYLGYCLSVGAMNGMFFVFLGSAPFVLIEHLGMRPDTFGVSMLVMVAGSLIGAAVAARYGARPWGPRLLSVGTLCSLTGGSVILALGLAGLTSIAGVIVPLFLVGLGNGGMMPIAAARAVGLAPKLAGTASAGFGAIQLTGGAIGTVVAGLLPHASQGPMGAGMVAFALFGLASTALTRHRAAPTF, from the coding sequence TTGACCGGCGCGTCCGACGACGACGGGCTGCCGGCGGGCGAGCGTCCGCCGATTGTCCTCCTGATGGGCTTCGTCCTCGCCGGGGTGCTGGCGATCAACGTCTATGTTCCGGCGTTGCCGGAAATCCGACAGGTGCTGGACGCCTCGCCGACCGAAATCCAACTCACCCTGACCGTATTCTTAGTCGCCTTCGGCGTGGCGCAGCTCGTGCTCGGGCCGATGTCGGACCGCTATGGCCGCCGCCCGGTGCTGCTATGGGGCAGCGCGCTGTTCGTGGTCGCCAACGTCGTTTGTGCGCTGGCCGTGTCGATCGAAGCGTTGCTCGTGGGCCGCGTCCTGCAAGCCTTCGGCGCCTGCGCCGGCAGCGTCGTCACCCGCGCGTTGGTGCGCGACGCTTGGGGCCGCGACCGGTCGGCCAGCATCATGGGGTTGCTCACGCTGTCGATCAGCCTGGGCGCGGCGATGGCGCCGCTGATCGGCGGCCAGCTTGCCGCGCATTTCGGTTGGACCGCAGGGTTCTGGCTTCTCGCAGCGCTCGGCGCGATTCCGGTGGCGCTCGGTATCTTCCGGCTGTCCGAGACCAACCGTTACGTCGGCCGCCCGATGAGCGTGCTGCGCATCGCCGGCGATCTGCGCCGGTTGTGCGCCTACCCGCCCTATCTCGGCTACTGCCTGAGTGTGGGCGCGATGAACGGGATGTTCTTCGTCTTCCTCGGCTCCGCGCCGTTCGTGTTGATCGAACACCTCGGGATGCGGCCCGATACCTTCGGCGTCTCCATGCTGGTGATGGTCGCGGGGTCGTTGATCGGGGCCGCGGTGGCGGCGCGCTACGGCGCGCGGCCCTGGGGCCCGCGGTTGTTGAGCGTGGGCACGCTCTGTTCCCTGACCGGCGGCAGCGTCATCCTCGCGCTGGGCCTCGCCGGTCTGACCTCGATCGCGGGCGTGATCGTCCCGCTGTTCTTGGTTGGGCTCGGCAACGGCGGGATGATGCCGATCGCCGCCGCCCGCGCCGTCGGCCTCGCGCCCAAACTGGCCGGCACCGCCTCGGCCGGGTTCGGCGCCATCCAACTAACCGGCGGGGCGATCGGTACCGTCGTCGCCGGGTTGTTGCCGCACGCGAGCCAAGGGCCGATGGGGGCGGGCATGGTCGCCTTCGCGCTGTTCGGCCTCGCCAGCACGGCGCTGACCCGCCATCGCGCGGCCCCCACATTTTGA
- a CDS encoding PAS domain S-box protein — MNDNAAFLKHLLDKTGEGLAAIQDGRVHFANAALNRLLRVPVDDSVVGQPLQTFVHPRDRAALAVWLAAPVRGPNTRHVLTLLRADHTALDAEIEISSYDPAEPGTALIVLRDISDRRAAERALHDSENSKTAMLQAIPDLVISLSGDGTILGYSAGRYYQPHFREDDIVGRRMQDLFPARVAEPALTNVRRALATGEPQFFEYWLRNEDDGRVQHFEVRILKSQEFEAIAIARDISDRKFAEEALADSEARYRSLVELSPDAILVVSDTIEFANSGAMRLFGATRRSELVGKPIGRFLDPVYQDLARQRLSQLRDRGGSVPFVEERWRRTDETGFVAEVAGRALSYRGKRAILIVLRDVTERKRTLEALRESEAKFRNLVEGSRQGVCIHRDFKPLFANQAFADMFGFDFPDDVLALETLLTIFLPAERKEIADNLAARERGEAMVNIYKRRALRRDGARIWVENQLSEVEWEGAPAVQLTVLDITDRVGAETMKNDFISTVSHELRTPLTSISGALSLMAGGMIGELPDAAKGLVDIANRNADRLVRLVNDILDIERIESGRIEIDFRPLNVAEVIEAAVAENRPYADKFGIAIRVAGDIPTARINGGADQLHQVLTNLLSNAIKHSPLHGMIDIGAARQGQGGSSSSVVFSITDHGPGIPPEFRGKVFDKFTQADASGASQGSGLGLSICKLLIEKHQGQIGFTSRPGNTTFHFTLPELDPPQAPRLVVG; from the coding sequence ATGAACGACAACGCGGCCTTTCTTAAACACTTGCTCGACAAGACCGGCGAGGGCTTGGCGGCGATCCAGGACGGCCGCGTCCACTTCGCCAATGCGGCGCTAAACCGTCTGCTCCGGGTACCGGTCGACGATTCCGTCGTCGGCCAACCGTTGCAGACCTTCGTCCATCCGCGCGACCGCGCCGCGTTGGCGGTATGGCTGGCGGCACCGGTGCGCGGACCCAACACCCGCCACGTATTGACCCTGCTGCGGGCCGACCACACTGCGCTTGACGCCGAGATCGAAATCTCAAGCTACGATCCGGCCGAACCCGGCACCGCCTTGATCGTGCTGCGCGACATTTCCGACCGGCGCGCCGCCGAACGCGCGCTGCACGACAGCGAAAACAGCAAGACCGCGATGCTCCAGGCGATCCCCGATCTGGTCATCAGCCTATCGGGCGACGGCACGATCCTGGGCTATTCGGCGGGCCGCTACTACCAACCGCACTTCCGCGAGGACGACATCGTCGGACGCCGGATGCAGGACCTATTCCCCGCGCGCGTCGCCGAACCGGCGCTCACCAACGTGCGCCGCGCACTCGCCACCGGCGAGCCGCAGTTCTTCGAATACTGGCTGCGCAACGAAGACGACGGCCGGGTGCAACATTTTGAGGTCCGCATCCTCAAGAGCCAGGAATTCGAAGCGATCGCCATCGCCCGCGACATTTCCGACCGCAAATTCGCCGAAGAGGCGCTGGCCGACAGCGAGGCACGCTACCGCTCGCTGGTCGAACTCTCGCCCGACGCGATTCTTGTGGTCAGCGACACCATCGAATTCGCCAATTCCGGCGCGATGCGGCTGTTCGGCGCGACCCGGCGCAGCGAGTTGGTCGGCAAACCGATCGGCCGCTTCCTCGACCCGGTGTACCAAGACCTCGCCCGCCAACGGCTCAGCCAATTGCGCGACAGGGGCGGCAGCGTGCCCTTCGTCGAGGAACGCTGGCGGCGCACCGACGAGACCGGTTTCGTGGCCGAGGTCGCGGGCAGGGCGCTGTCTTACCGCGGTAAGCGCGCGATCCTCATCGTGCTGCGCGACGTCACTGAACGCAAACGCACCCTCGAAGCGCTGCGCGAGAGCGAAGCCAAGTTCCGCAACCTGGTCGAAGGCTCGCGCCAGGGCGTGTGCATCCACCGCGACTTCAAACCGCTATTCGCCAACCAGGCCTTCGCCGACATGTTCGGCTTCGACTTCCCCGACGATGTGCTGGCGCTGGAAACCCTGCTGACGATCTTCCTGCCCGCCGAGCGCAAGGAGATCGCCGACAACCTTGCCGCGCGCGAACGCGGCGAGGCGATGGTCAACATCTACAAACGCCGGGCGCTGCGCCGCGACGGTGCGCGCATCTGGGTCGAAAACCAGCTCAGCGAGGTCGAGTGGGAGGGCGCGCCCGCGGTCCAGCTCACCGTCCTCGACATCACCGACCGGGTCGGCGCCGAAACGATGAAAAACGACTTCATCTCCACCGTCAGCCACGAACTGCGCACCCCGCTCACCTCGATCAGCGGCGCGCTCTCGCTGATGGCGGGCGGCATGATCGGCGAGTTGCCCGACGCCGCCAAGGGCCTGGTCGATATCGCCAACCGCAACGCCGACCGGTTGGTCCGCCTAGTCAACGACATCCTCGATATCGAGCGCATCGAATCGGGCCGCATCGAGATCGACTTCCGCCCGCTCAACGTGGCCGAGGTGATCGAGGCGGCGGTGGCCGAGAACCGCCCCTATGCCGACAAGTTCGGCATCGCCATCCGGGTCGCCGGCGACATCCCGACCGCGCGCATCAACGGCGGTGCCGACCAGCTCCACCAGGTCCTCACCAACCTGCTGTCGAACGCGATCAAGCACTCGCCGCTGCACGGCATGATCGACATTGGCGCGGCCCGCCAGGGCCAAGGCGGGAGCAGCAGCAGCGTGGTCTTCTCGATCACCGACCACGGCCCCGGCATCCCGCCCGAGTTCCGCGGCAAGGTCTTCGACAAGTTCACCCAGGCCGACGCGTCCGGCGCCAGCCAAGGCTCAGGCCTGGGCCTGTCGATCTGCAAACTGCTGATCGAGAAACACCAGGGTCAAATCGGCTTCACCTCGCGCCCCGGCAACACCACCTTCCACTTCACCCTCCCCGAACTAGACCCCCCCCAAGCCCCCAGGCTGGTCGTCGGCTAA
- a CDS encoding isocitrate/isopropylmalate family dehydrogenase, whose product MRRYRVVVIAGDGIGPEVTAAALAVLTAAQDGFALDIDPHVAGAGHYRETGRAMDDATLAACRAADGVLKGPVGDPAVRAPDGTEAGTLGGILRPGLDAYANVRPVRLYPGVTSALRGVAAGGIDYVIVRENTEGLYASRGKGTVTEDGVTDYMTMSRTGITRVVRKAFAVAAARQGSPDGVRRVTCVDKANVLRGFALFREIFDTVAADHPGIVADHLYADAAAAALIERPGTFDVLVTENFVGDILSDLGAATVGGLGMGPSGNIGDASAYFEPVHGSANGLAGSDRANPIATILSGALLLDWLGEPAAAARIRAAVARTLATGTVTLHPDGTAAGGTRAAATAVIAAL is encoded by the coding sequence GTGCGCCGCTACCGCGTCGTCGTCATCGCGGGCGACGGCATCGGCCCCGAGGTCACCGCCGCCGCGCTGGCCGTCCTCACGGCAGCGCAGGACGGCTTTGCCCTGGACATCGACCCCCACGTTGCTGGCGCCGGCCATTACCGGGAAACGGGCCGAGCGATGGACGACGCGACGCTGGCCGCCTGCCGCGCCGCCGACGGCGTCCTCAAGGGGCCGGTCGGCGACCCGGCGGTGCGCGCCCCCGACGGCACCGAGGCCGGCACTCTGGGCGGCATCCTGCGCCCCGGCCTCGACGCCTATGCCAACGTGCGCCCGGTGCGGCTTTATCCCGGCGTGACCTCGGCGCTGCGCGGCGTCGCGGCGGGCGGCATCGACTACGTCATCGTGCGCGAGAACACCGAGGGCCTCTACGCCAGCCGCGGCAAGGGCACCGTGACCGAAGACGGCGTCACCGACTACATGACGATGAGCCGCACCGGCATTACGCGCGTGGTGCGCAAGGCCTTCGCGGTCGCCGCCGCGCGTCAGGGGTCGCCCGACGGGGTGCGCCGCGTCACTTGCGTCGACAAGGCCAACGTGCTGCGCGGCTTCGCCCTGTTCCGCGAGATCTTCGATACGGTCGCCGCCGACCATCCGGGCATCGTGGCCGACCATCTCTACGCCGATGCCGCCGCCGCCGCGCTGATCGAGCGCCCGGGCACCTTCGATGTGCTGGTGACCGAGAACTTCGTCGGCGACATCCTCTCGGACCTCGGCGCGGCGACGGTGGGCGGCCTGGGCATGGGCCCCTCGGGCAACATCGGCGACGCGTCGGCCTACTTCGAACCGGTCCACGGCTCGGCCAACGGCCTGGCCGGCAGCGACCGGGCCAACCCGATCGCCACCATTCTGTCGGGCGCGCTGCTGCTCGACTGGCTGGGCGAGCCCGCCGCCGCGGCGCGTATTCGCGCCGCGGTCGCGCGCACGCTGGCCACCGGCACCGTCACCCTGCACCCCGACGGCACCGCCGCAGGGGGCACCCGGGCGGCGGCGACGGCCGTCATCGCCGCGCTGTAG
- a CDS encoding DUF2889 domain-containing protein: MPGLPPPPSRTLLHNRSIDLACFERADGLFDVEAHLVDTKPFDLVLASDQRKNAGYPIHDMRLRFTFDESLTIVDTAGVMDVPAHDSCTGALPNYKALIGLRIGPGWVRAAFKRIARAEGCTHLSEMFTEIGTTVMQGMFGRANRDQRAGKPRDRSFAPSLVNSCFGWREGGVIASRAEDRDKG; this comes from the coding sequence ATGCCCGGTTTGCCCCCGCCGCCCAGCCGCACCCTGTTACACAACCGCTCGATCGACCTCGCCTGCTTCGAGCGCGCCGACGGTCTGTTCGATGTCGAGGCGCACCTCGTCGACACCAAGCCGTTCGACCTCGTGCTCGCGTCCGACCAGCGCAAGAACGCAGGCTACCCGATCCACGACATGCGGCTGCGCTTCACCTTCGACGAAAGCCTGACCATCGTCGATACCGCAGGGGTGATGGACGTGCCGGCGCACGACAGCTGCACCGGCGCGCTGCCCAACTACAAGGCGCTGATCGGCCTGCGCATCGGACCGGGCTGGGTGCGCGCGGCGTTCAAGCGCATCGCCCGCGCCGAGGGCTGCACCCACCTGAGCGAAATGTTCACCGAGATCGGCACCACGGTGATGCAGGGCATGTTCGGCCGCGCCAACCGCGACCAGCGCGCCGGCAAACCGCGCGACCGCAGTTTCGCGCCGTCGCTCGTGAACAGTTGCTTCGGCTGGCGCGAAGGCGGCGTGATCGCGTCGCGCGCCGAAGACCGCGACAAAGGTTAA
- a CDS encoding MBL fold metallo-hydrolase: MLQAAIIPVTPFEQNCSLLWCTETMLAAAVDPGGDLDRIDDAIAAQGVRLEKILITHGHIDHAGCAGAFAERHGVPIEGPHREDLFWIAQARESGQQFGLTDAAPFTPDRWLVDGDTVTVGNLTLQVLHCPGHTPGHVVFYEPQSNVAIVGDVLFQGSIGRTDFPRGNHADLINAITTKLWPLGNDVTFVPGHGPLSTFGAERKNNPFVGDAALAGTDAP, from the coding sequence ATGCTCCAAGCCGCCATTATTCCGGTCACCCCCTTCGAGCAAAACTGCTCGCTCCTGTGGTGTACCGAGACCATGCTTGCGGCCGCGGTCGACCCCGGCGGCGACCTCGACCGGATCGACGATGCCATTGCCGCCCAAGGGGTGCGCCTTGAAAAGATCCTCATCACCCACGGCCACATCGACCACGCCGGGTGCGCCGGCGCCTTTGCCGAACGCCACGGCGTGCCGATCGAGGGGCCGCACCGCGAAGACCTTTTCTGGATCGCCCAGGCGCGCGAGTCTGGCCAGCAGTTCGGCCTGACCGACGCGGCCCCCTTCACCCCCGACCGCTGGCTCGTGGACGGCGATACGGTCACGGTGGGCAACCTGACGCTGCAGGTTCTGCACTGCCCCGGCCACACGCCCGGCCATGTCGTCTTCTACGAGCCCCAATCCAACGTCGCGATCGTCGGCGACGTGCTTTTCCAGGGCTCGATCGGCCGCACCGATTTCCCCCGCGGCAATCACGCCGACCTGATCAACGCCATCACGACGAAACTGTGGCCGCTCGGCAATGACGTGACCTTCGTGCCAGGACACGGCCCGCTATCGACCTTTGGCGCCGAGCGTAAAAACAACCCCTTCGTCGGCGACGCCGCGCTGGCGGGCACCGACGCCCCCTAA
- a CDS encoding deoxyribodipyrimidine photo-lyase — protein MSAPIIYLFRRDLRLADNPALSAAVATGRPVECLFVLDDGASGPWKGGGASRWWLHYSLAGLAAALEGRGGRLILRRGDTEKTVAAVAAGIGADAVYLGRRYEPWAAAQEGRLQERLSQNGVAVRRFGGGLLCEPESVRTGQGTPFKVFTPFYRAILPLLCAQAPLPTPVKVLVPASAVDTDTLEDWRLLPRQPDWSGGLRDHWTPGEAGAWQRLERFATNALADYGALRDVPARDGTSELSPHLHFGEISPRQCAARVRAVAAQQSAAVDGAESFVRQLVWRDFSHHLLFHTPSLPEAPFRPDYGTFPWRDDAAALRAWQTGATGYPLVDAGMRQLWRTGWMHNRVRMVAASFLVKHLLIPWQRGEEWFWDTLVDADLANNAANWQWVAGCGADAAPYFRIFNPVTQSEKFDPDGAYLRRWLPELAELPTKHLHRPWQAAPEILNRAGVALGRDYPMPIVDHAAARARALAAFADWRRDRPG, from the coding sequence GTGTCGGCACCCATTATCTACTTGTTTCGGCGGGATCTGCGCTTGGCGGACAATCCGGCTCTATCGGCGGCAGTGGCAACCGGGCGACCGGTGGAATGCCTTTTTGTTCTGGATGACGGCGCCAGCGGCCCTTGGAAAGGCGGTGGCGCGTCGCGCTGGTGGCTGCACTATAGCCTCGCAGGTCTGGCTGCCGCGCTCGAAGGCCGGGGTGGCCGACTGATCCTGCGCCGCGGCGATACCGAGAAGACCGTTGCCGCCGTTGCAGCGGGTATTGGCGCCGACGCGGTCTATCTCGGCCGGCGGTACGAGCCATGGGCCGCCGCCCAGGAAGGACGCCTGCAGGAGCGATTGTCGCAGAACGGCGTCGCGGTGCGCCGCTTTGGCGGTGGCCTGTTGTGCGAGCCCGAGTCGGTCCGCACCGGCCAAGGTACACCGTTCAAGGTCTTCACGCCGTTCTACCGGGCAATCCTCCCGTTGCTTTGCGCCCAAGCGCCGCTGCCCACCCCAGTAAAAGTATTGGTGCCGGCGTCGGCGGTCGACACCGATACGCTTGAGGATTGGCGACTGTTGCCGCGCCAGCCCGATTGGTCGGGCGGCCTGCGCGATCACTGGACGCCGGGCGAGGCGGGCGCGTGGCAACGGCTTGAGCGCTTTGCCACGAACGCGCTTGCCGACTATGGCGCGCTGCGCGACGTGCCCGCGCGCGACGGGACCTCGGAACTTTCGCCCCATTTACATTTCGGAGAGATCAGTCCGCGTCAGTGCGCGGCCCGGGTTCGCGCGGTGGCGGCGCAGCAATCCGCTGCCGTCGACGGCGCCGAAAGCTTCGTGCGCCAGTTGGTGTGGCGCGATTTCTCGCATCACCTTTTGTTCCACACGCCGTCGCTGCCTGAAGCGCCGTTCCGCCCGGACTATGGAACCTTCCCGTGGCGCGACGATGCGGCGGCGCTGCGCGCCTGGCAGACCGGGGCGACGGGATATCCGCTGGTCGATGCCGGCATGCGCCAGTTGTGGCGGACCGGGTGGATGCATAACCGTGTGCGGATGGTGGCGGCCTCGTTCCTGGTCAAACACTTGCTGATCCCCTGGCAGCGGGGTGAAGAATGGTTCTGGGATACGCTGGTCGATGCCGACCTCGCCAACAACGCGGCCAACTGGCAGTGGGTGGCGGGATGCGGCGCGGACGCGGCGCCGTATTTTCGGATCTTCAACCCGGTCACCCAAAGCGAGAAGTTCGACCCCGACGGGGCGTACCTGCGACGGTGGTTGCCCGAGCTGGCGGAGTTGCCCACCAAACATCTCCACCGTCCGTGGCAGGCAGCGCCGGAGATTCTGAATCGGGCCGGGGTCGCGTTGGGCCGGGACTATCCGATGCCGATCGTCGATCACGCCGCAGCGCGGGCGCGGGCTTTGGCGGCATTTGCCGATTGGCGGCGCGACCGGCCCGGCTGA